The Arachis hypogaea cultivar Tifrunner chromosome 19, arahy.Tifrunner.gnm2.J5K5, whole genome shotgun sequence genome has a window encoding:
- the LOC112779527 gene encoding uncharacterized protein: MAPRRSNKKRETRMDAAIDAMAVMGFESKLVRSTVNHLIKNVYGSDGWLFIEADGYKELIECLISDQEQQQPPNALSEDKEENREDGHSEASPSACSNRTPFQPCSNTENTDGALTINQTIDTVSASSQTNNQPSFKAVDSASATGETHDQLPIVESAETPPAVNHLPIVDSVETPASINQLPIVKAEDAVPEENKSNFRLAYSPPLKIEVSPPTENFGCRKRKPCYGWISDDDDDEEEEEKKLIELPPASMSKVRTMLVNERVN; this comes from the exons ATGGCTCCAAGGCGATCCAACAAG AAGCGAGAGACGCGAATGGACGCAGCCATTGACGCCATGGCAGTGATGGGATTCGAATCAAAGCTCGTCAGATCAACCGTCAACCACCTCATCAAGAATGTTTATGGCTCCGATGGATGGCTCTTCATTGAAGCCGACGGTTACAAAGAGCTCATTGAATGCCTGATTTCTGATCAGGAACAACAACAACCGCCAAACGCTTTATCAGAG GACAAAGAGGAGAACCGAGAAGATGGCCACAGTGAGGCATCTCCTTCTGCTTGCTCAAACAGAACCCCCTTTCAACCTTGCTCTAACACTGAAAATACTGATGGTGCATTAACAATTAATCAGACCATTGACACTGTATCAGCATCCAGTCAAACAAATAATCAACCTTCCTTCAAGGCTGTAGACTCTGCATCAGCAACCGGTGAAACTCATGATCAACTTCCCATTGTCGAGTCTGCTGAAACTCCACCTGCTGTTAATCATCTTCCTATCGTAGATTCTGTTGAAACTCCAGCTAGCATCAATCAACTTCCCATTGTCAAGGCTGAAGATGCGGTGCCGGAAGAGAATAAATCTA ATTTTAGGCTTGCATATTCTCCTCCTCTTAAGATTGAGGTATCACCACCTACGGAGAATTTTGGTTGTAGAAAGCGTAAACCGTGCTATGGCTGgatttctgatgatgatgatgatgaagaagaagaggagaagaagctaATAGAACTGCCTCCAGCTTCAATGTCTAAAGTTAGAACTATGCTGGTAAATGAAAGGGTCAATTAA